In Hyla sarda isolate aHylSar1 chromosome 12, aHylSar1.hap1, whole genome shotgun sequence, a genomic segment contains:
- the MYT1 gene encoding myelin transcription factor 1 isoform X2 — MNVENDDKRARTRSKIRGIPVELIGQEVSCPTPGCIGSGHISGKYARHRSLLNCPLARKRKVQDTDTEQPASKRKSHPLKLALDEGYNMDSDGSEDTELKDEESGTEDSEETLVETEEESENPDLKESSSPEPREAESSPNKTTYEELPTSDETPTKATYSSYQEIIANSLLNLGQIAKETLVSEGHLPESELETPKPSSGVVQIVQPEVEEAAVEEVCDKEIIIQTEDAEEVIEVTSEPSSESCLEPRDDIHCEEACKKNMEDEDDDEDDDDDDDVDEDDEDDDDLDDDEEAEEHSSEMMRHNAPHASQDSPKIHCEGQFSPKPEYSVIVEVRSDDDKDDDNHSQKSAVTDESEMYDMMTRGNLGLLEQAIALKAEQVKVVREQSRTTTDNIKNYQTEEKQNRSIDTMRKSFYDAARPEKREIKCPTPGCDGTGHVTGLYPHHRSLSGCPHKDRIPPEILAMHENVLKCPTPGCTGQGHVNSNRNTHRSLSGCPIAAAEKLARSHEKQQQPGDLTKNNTNSDRILRPMCFVKQLEIPQYGSYRPNMVPATPRANLAKELEKYSKVTFDYASFDAQVFGKRLLAPKIQTSETSPKAFKSKPFPKASSPNHSPSSSYVKSTSSSSSGFDYTHDAEAAHMAATAILNLSTRCWEMPENLSTKQQDLPSKSMDIEVDENGTLDLSMNKHRKRENTFPSSSSCSSSPSVKSPDQSQRQNCTSATSSTMTSPQSSQTSRQDDWDGPIDYTKPNRQREEEPEESEPAGASFASSEADDQEMQEENFEDRKYPGDVTLSNFKLKFLSKDSKKELLTYFAAQRDIRPIRDGGCASPKGGDGGKKAGTLLNDCPTPGCDGSGHITGNYASHRRCPTPGCDGSGHITGNYASHRSLSGCPRAKKSGMKVTPTKDDKDDPELMKCPVPGCDGLGHISGKYASHRSASGCPLAARRQKEGTLNGSAFSWKSLKNEGPTCPTPGCDGSGHANGSFLTHRSLSGCPRASFAGKKGKLSGDELLGTKFKTSDVLENDEEIKQLNKEINELTESNSEMEADMVNLQSQITTMEKNLKNIEEENKVIEEQNEALFVELSGLSQALIRSLTNIRLPHMEPISEQNFDAYVTTLTDMYSNQECYQNPENKALLESIKQAVKGIQV; from the exons ATGAATGTAGAAAATGACGACAAAAGGGCGCGCACACGATCCAAAATCCGAG GTATCCCAGTCGAGCTTATCGGACAAGAAGTGAG CTGTCCCACCCCAGGCTGTATTGGCTCAGGACACATCAGTGGAAAGTATGCAAGACATAGAAG TTTACTGAACTGCCCCTTGGCCCGTAAACGCAAGGTGCAAGATACAGATACGGAACAGCCAGCATCAAAGAGGAAGTCGCACCCTCTCAAACTGGCCTTAGACGAGGGCTACAATATGGATAGTGATGGTAGCGAAGACACAGAGTTGAAAGATGAGGAGTCTGGCACTGAAGACTCTGAAGAAACCTTGGTGGAGACCGAAGAGGAATCTGAGAACCCTGATCTTAAAGAGTCTTCAAGCCCAGAGCCCAGAGAAG CTGAAAGCTCTCCTAATAAAACAACCTATGAAGAACTTCCAACAAGTGACGAGACTCCCACAAAAGCCACTTACAGCAGTTATCAAGAAATCATTGCCAATTCTCTTTTAAATTTGGGCCAAATAGCAAAAGAAACATTGGTCTCAGAGGGACATTTGCCAGAAAGTGAACTGGAGACTCCCAAACCAAGCTCTGGGGTTGTGCAAATAGTCCAACCAGAAGTAGAGgaagcagcagtggaagaggtgTGTGACAAGGAGATCATCATACAGACAGAAGATGCTGAGGAAGTAATTGAGGTCACCAGCGAGCCCAGTAGTGAGTCATGTCTTGAACCCAGAGATGACATACACTGTGAGGAGGCTTGCAAGAAGAACATGGAGGATGAAGATGATGacgaagatgatgatgatgatgatgatgttgatgaggatgatgaagacGATgatgatctggatgatgatgaggaagcAGAAGAACACTCCTCTGAAATGATGAGGCACAATGCCCCCCATGCTTCTCAGGACTCCCCTAAAATCCACTGTGAAGGACAATTTAGCCCCAAACCTGAATATTCTGTCATTGTGGAGGTCAGGTCAGATGATGATAAAGATGATGATAATCATTCTCAAAAATCAGCTGTAACAGATGAATCTGAAATGTATGACATGATGACACGGGGCAACCTTGGGCTTTTAGAACAAGCGATAGCTCTGAAGGCTGAACAGGTGAAAGTTGTTCGGGAACAAAGCAGGACGACAACAGACAACATCAAAAATTACCAAACTGAAGAGAAGCAAAATCGGTCAATAGACACAATGAGAAAAAGCTTTTACG ATGCAGCAAGACCTGAAAAAAGAGAGATCAAATGTCCAACCCCTGGCTGTGATGGTACCGGACATGTAACTGGACTTTATCCTCATCACAGGAGCCTCTCAGGATGCCCACACAAGGACAGGATCCCTCCAGAGA TTCTGGCCATGCACGAGAATGTACTCAAGTGTCCAACCCCCGGCTGCACAGGACAGGGCCATGTTAACAGCAATAGGAACACACACAGGAG TTTATCTGGATGCCCCATTGCTGCAGCTGAAAAATTGGCCAGATCCCACgagaaacagcaacagcctggagATCTCaccaaaaataatacaaactcAGACAGGATACTCAG GCCCATGTGCTTCGTGAAGCAgctggagattccgcagtatgGCAGCTATAGGCCCAACATGGTTCCTGCAACGCCACGAGCCAACTTAGCCAAGGAGCTGGAGAAATACTCCAAGGTTACATTTGATTATGCAAGTTTTGATGCTCAGGTTTTCGGCAAACGCTTGCTTGCCCCAAAGATTCAGACAAGCGAAACCTCACCCAAAGCCTTTAAAT CTAAACCATTTCCAAAGGCCTCATCTCCTAATCACAGCCCATCCAGCAGTTATGTTAAAAgcacttcctcttcctcctctggtTTTGATTACACCCATGACGCAGAGGCTGCCCACATGGCAGCAACGGCCATCTTGAATCTTTCCACGCGATGCTGGGAGATGCCGGAGAATCTCAGTACAAAGCAGCAGGACCTGCCAAGTAAA TCTATGGACATTGAAGTAGATGAAAATGGCACTTTGGACTTGAGTATGAACAAGCATCGTAAAAGGGAGAACACGTTTCCTAGCAGCAGCAGTTGCAGCAGTAGTCCTAGCGTGAAGTCTCCAGACCAGTCCCAACGCCAAAACTGCACCAGTGCCACAAGTAGCACTATGACCTCACCCCAGTCCAGCCAAACTTCTCGGCAAGATGATTGGGATGGGCCTATTGACTATACCAAACCAAATCGCCAACGTGAAGAGGAGCCTGAAGAA tctGAACCTGCTGGAGCTTCGTTTGCTTCATCAGAAGCTGACGACCAAGAGATGCAAGAAGAGAACTTTGAAGACCGTAAATACCCCGGAGACGTGACGCTCAGCAATTTCAAACTGAAATTTCTCTCCAAGGACAGCAAGAAAGAGCTGCTGAC ATATTTTGCTGCACAACGGGATATTCGGCCAATACGTGATGGGGGGTGCGCAAGTCCAAAAGGGGGcgatggaggaaaaaaagcaggAACCCTCCTGAATGA CTGCCCAACGCCAGGATGTGATGGAAGCGGACACATTACTGGAAATTATGCCTCTCACCGCAG GTGCCCTACCCCAGGATGCGATGGCTCCGGACACATTACAGGGAATTATGCGTCTCATCGGAG CTTGTCAGGCTGTCCTCGTGCCAAGAAAAGCGGAATGAAAGTTACACCCACTAAGGATGACAAGGACGACCCGGAGCTAATGAA GTGCCCAGTTCCAGGCTGCGATGGACTTGGACACATAAGTGGTAAATACGCATCTCACCGCAGTGCGTCCGGCTGTCCTCTGGCTGCTCGGAGACAAAAAGAAGGCACTTTGAATGGATCTGCATTCTCCTGGaaatctctgaaaaatgaaggtccAACATGCCCAACCCCAGGCTGTGATGGATCGGGTCATGCCAACGGAAGCTTCTTAACTCACAGGAG TCTGTCAGGTTGTCCACGGGCCTCTTTTGCTGGTAAAAAGGGAAAACTCTCAGGGGATGAGCTTCTTGGAACAAAATTTAAGACCAGTGATG TGTTAGAAAATGATGAGGAAATCAAACAGCTCAATAAGGAAATCAATGAGCTCACAGAATCCAACTCAGAGATGGAGGCAGACATGGTGAACCTACAATCTCAG
- the MYT1 gene encoding myelin transcription factor 1 isoform X1: protein MNVENDDKRARTRSKIRGIPVELIGQEVSCPTPGCIGSGHISGKYARHRSLLNCPLARKRKVQDTDTEQPASKRKSHPLKLALDEGYNMDSDGSEDTELKDEESGTEDSEETLVETEEESENPDLKESSSPEPREAESSPNKTTYEELPTSDETPTKATYSSYQEIIANSLLNLGQIAKETLVSEGHLPESELETPKPSSGVVQIVQPEVEEAAVEEVCDKEIIIQTEDAEEVIEVTSEPSSESCLEPRDDIHCEEACKKNMEDEDDDEDDDDDDDVDEDDEDDDDLDDDEEAEEHSSEMMRHNAPHASQDSPKIHCEGQFSPKPEYSVIVEVRSDDDKDDDNHSQKSAVTDESEMYDMMTRGNLGLLEQAIALKAEQVKVVREQSRTTTDNIKNYQTEEKQNRSIDTMRKSFYDAARPEKREIKCPTPGCDGTGHVTGLYPHHRSLSGCPHKDRIPPEILAMHENVLKCPTPGCTGQGHVNSNRNTHRSLSGCPIAAAEKLARSHEKQQQPGDLTKNNTNSDRILRPMCFVKQLEIPQYGSYRPNMVPATPRANLAKELEKYSKVTFDYASFDAQVFGKRLLAPKIQTSETSPKAFKSKPFPKASSPNHSPSSSYVKSTSSSSSGFDYTHDAEAAHMAATAILNLSTRCWEMPENLSTKQQDLPSKSMDIEVDENGTLDLSMNKHRKRENTFPSSSSCSSSPSVKSPDQSQRQNCTSATSSTMTSPQSSQTSRQDDWDGPIDYTKPNRQREEEPEESEPAGASFASSEADDQEMQEENFEDRKYPGDVTLSNFKLKFLSKDSKKELLTYFAAQRDIRPIRDGGCASPKGGDGGKKAGTLLNDCPTPGCDGSGHITGNYASHRSLSGCPLADKSLRNLMAAHSADLKCPTPGCDGSGHITGNYASHRSLSGCPRAKKSGMKVTPTKDDKDDPELMKCPVPGCDGLGHISGKYASHRSASGCPLAARRQKEGTLNGSAFSWKSLKNEGPTCPTPGCDGSGHANGSFLTHRSLSGCPRASFAGKKGKLSGDELLGTKFKTSDVLENDEEIKQLNKEINELTESNSEMEADMVNLQSQITTMEKNLKNIEEENKVIEEQNEALFVELSGLSQALIRSLTNIRLPHMEPISEQNFDAYVTTLTDMYSNQECYQNPENKALLESIKQAVKGIQV, encoded by the exons ATGAATGTAGAAAATGACGACAAAAGGGCGCGCACACGATCCAAAATCCGAG GTATCCCAGTCGAGCTTATCGGACAAGAAGTGAG CTGTCCCACCCCAGGCTGTATTGGCTCAGGACACATCAGTGGAAAGTATGCAAGACATAGAAG TTTACTGAACTGCCCCTTGGCCCGTAAACGCAAGGTGCAAGATACAGATACGGAACAGCCAGCATCAAAGAGGAAGTCGCACCCTCTCAAACTGGCCTTAGACGAGGGCTACAATATGGATAGTGATGGTAGCGAAGACACAGAGTTGAAAGATGAGGAGTCTGGCACTGAAGACTCTGAAGAAACCTTGGTGGAGACCGAAGAGGAATCTGAGAACCCTGATCTTAAAGAGTCTTCAAGCCCAGAGCCCAGAGAAG CTGAAAGCTCTCCTAATAAAACAACCTATGAAGAACTTCCAACAAGTGACGAGACTCCCACAAAAGCCACTTACAGCAGTTATCAAGAAATCATTGCCAATTCTCTTTTAAATTTGGGCCAAATAGCAAAAGAAACATTGGTCTCAGAGGGACATTTGCCAGAAAGTGAACTGGAGACTCCCAAACCAAGCTCTGGGGTTGTGCAAATAGTCCAACCAGAAGTAGAGgaagcagcagtggaagaggtgTGTGACAAGGAGATCATCATACAGACAGAAGATGCTGAGGAAGTAATTGAGGTCACCAGCGAGCCCAGTAGTGAGTCATGTCTTGAACCCAGAGATGACATACACTGTGAGGAGGCTTGCAAGAAGAACATGGAGGATGAAGATGATGacgaagatgatgatgatgatgatgatgttgatgaggatgatgaagacGATgatgatctggatgatgatgaggaagcAGAAGAACACTCCTCTGAAATGATGAGGCACAATGCCCCCCATGCTTCTCAGGACTCCCCTAAAATCCACTGTGAAGGACAATTTAGCCCCAAACCTGAATATTCTGTCATTGTGGAGGTCAGGTCAGATGATGATAAAGATGATGATAATCATTCTCAAAAATCAGCTGTAACAGATGAATCTGAAATGTATGACATGATGACACGGGGCAACCTTGGGCTTTTAGAACAAGCGATAGCTCTGAAGGCTGAACAGGTGAAAGTTGTTCGGGAACAAAGCAGGACGACAACAGACAACATCAAAAATTACCAAACTGAAGAGAAGCAAAATCGGTCAATAGACACAATGAGAAAAAGCTTTTACG ATGCAGCAAGACCTGAAAAAAGAGAGATCAAATGTCCAACCCCTGGCTGTGATGGTACCGGACATGTAACTGGACTTTATCCTCATCACAGGAGCCTCTCAGGATGCCCACACAAGGACAGGATCCCTCCAGAGA TTCTGGCCATGCACGAGAATGTACTCAAGTGTCCAACCCCCGGCTGCACAGGACAGGGCCATGTTAACAGCAATAGGAACACACACAGGAG TTTATCTGGATGCCCCATTGCTGCAGCTGAAAAATTGGCCAGATCCCACgagaaacagcaacagcctggagATCTCaccaaaaataatacaaactcAGACAGGATACTCAG GCCCATGTGCTTCGTGAAGCAgctggagattccgcagtatgGCAGCTATAGGCCCAACATGGTTCCTGCAACGCCACGAGCCAACTTAGCCAAGGAGCTGGAGAAATACTCCAAGGTTACATTTGATTATGCAAGTTTTGATGCTCAGGTTTTCGGCAAACGCTTGCTTGCCCCAAAGATTCAGACAAGCGAAACCTCACCCAAAGCCTTTAAAT CTAAACCATTTCCAAAGGCCTCATCTCCTAATCACAGCCCATCCAGCAGTTATGTTAAAAgcacttcctcttcctcctctggtTTTGATTACACCCATGACGCAGAGGCTGCCCACATGGCAGCAACGGCCATCTTGAATCTTTCCACGCGATGCTGGGAGATGCCGGAGAATCTCAGTACAAAGCAGCAGGACCTGCCAAGTAAA TCTATGGACATTGAAGTAGATGAAAATGGCACTTTGGACTTGAGTATGAACAAGCATCGTAAAAGGGAGAACACGTTTCCTAGCAGCAGCAGTTGCAGCAGTAGTCCTAGCGTGAAGTCTCCAGACCAGTCCCAACGCCAAAACTGCACCAGTGCCACAAGTAGCACTATGACCTCACCCCAGTCCAGCCAAACTTCTCGGCAAGATGATTGGGATGGGCCTATTGACTATACCAAACCAAATCGCCAACGTGAAGAGGAGCCTGAAGAA tctGAACCTGCTGGAGCTTCGTTTGCTTCATCAGAAGCTGACGACCAAGAGATGCAAGAAGAGAACTTTGAAGACCGTAAATACCCCGGAGACGTGACGCTCAGCAATTTCAAACTGAAATTTCTCTCCAAGGACAGCAAGAAAGAGCTGCTGAC ATATTTTGCTGCACAACGGGATATTCGGCCAATACGTGATGGGGGGTGCGCAAGTCCAAAAGGGGGcgatggaggaaaaaaagcaggAACCCTCCTGAATGA CTGCCCAACGCCAGGATGTGATGGAAGCGGACACATTACTGGAAATTATGCCTCTCACCGCAG TCTTTCTGGTTGCCCTCTTGCTGACAAGAGTCTCAGAAACCTCATGGCTGCACACTCTGCTGATCTCAA GTGCCCTACCCCAGGATGCGATGGCTCCGGACACATTACAGGGAATTATGCGTCTCATCGGAG CTTGTCAGGCTGTCCTCGTGCCAAGAAAAGCGGAATGAAAGTTACACCCACTAAGGATGACAAGGACGACCCGGAGCTAATGAA GTGCCCAGTTCCAGGCTGCGATGGACTTGGACACATAAGTGGTAAATACGCATCTCACCGCAGTGCGTCCGGCTGTCCTCTGGCTGCTCGGAGACAAAAAGAAGGCACTTTGAATGGATCTGCATTCTCCTGGaaatctctgaaaaatgaaggtccAACATGCCCAACCCCAGGCTGTGATGGATCGGGTCATGCCAACGGAAGCTTCTTAACTCACAGGAG TCTGTCAGGTTGTCCACGGGCCTCTTTTGCTGGTAAAAAGGGAAAACTCTCAGGGGATGAGCTTCTTGGAACAAAATTTAAGACCAGTGATG TGTTAGAAAATGATGAGGAAATCAAACAGCTCAATAAGGAAATCAATGAGCTCACAGAATCCAACTCAGAGATGGAGGCAGACATGGTGAACCTACAATCTCAG